The nucleotide window gcttcgtattaggataactttgcaggctactgcaatgttaaatgcagtgatggccttgcattaaagtcacctagctacccccaatggatgttttctgcattaaattaattgcaataattttgcaaaacctctcaaacgttaaatgcaacaaatgcatcgcattaggatgacttttgaggcttgctgcaatgttaactgcagtgatcgccttgcattaaagaaatattgcaacaccctgcgatgtgaaatgcaataataatcctgcaaaacctctcaaatgttaaatgcgactaatgcatcgcattaggataactttgcaggctgctgcaatgttaaatgcagtgatggccttgcattaaagtcatctagcgacccccagtggatgttaaatgcattaaattaattgcaatcatcctgcaaaacctctcaaatgttaaatgcaactaatgcatcgtattaggataactttgcaggctgctggattgttcaatgcagcgctggcgttgcattaaagcaatattgcaaccccctgggatgttaaatgcaataaaattaattgcaataattttgcaaaacctctcaaatgttaaatgcaactaatgcatcgtattaggataactttgcaggctgctgcattgttaaatgcagcgctggcgttgcattaaagcaatattgcaacccctgggatgttaaatgcaataaaattaattgcaataattttgcaaaacctctcaaatgttaaatgcaacaaatgcatcgcattaggatgacttttcaggctgctgcaatgttaaatgcagtgatcgccttgcattaaagaaatattgcaacaccctgcgatgtgaaatgcaataataatcctgcaaaacctctcaaatgttaaacgtgactaatgcatcatattaggataactttgcaggctactgcaatgttaaatgcagtgatggccttgcattaaagtcacctagcgacccccaatggatgttatatgcattaaattaattgcaataattttgcaaaacctctcaaatgttaaatgcaacaaatgcatcgcattaggatgacttttcaggctgctgcaatgttaaatgcagtgatcgccttgcattaaagaaatattgcaacaccctgcgatgtgaaatgcaataataatcctgcaaaacctctcaaatgttaaacgtgactaatgcatcgtattaggataactttgcaggctactgcaatgttaaatgcagtgatggccttgcattaaagtcatctagcgacccccaatggatgttatatgcattaaattaattgcaataattttgcaaaacctctcaaatgttaaatgcaacaaatgcatcgcattaggatgacttttcaggctgctgcaatgttaaatgcagtgatcgccttgcattaaagaaatattgccacaccctgcgatgtgaaatgcaataataatcctgcaaaacctctcaaatgttaaacgtgactaatgcttcatattaggataactttgcaggctactgcaatgttaaatgcagtgatggccttgcattaaagtcacctagctacccccaatggatgttttctgcattaaattaattgcaataattttgcaaaacctctcaaacgttaaatgcaacaaatgcatcgcattaggatgacttttgaggcttgctgcaatgttaactgcagtgatcgccttgcattaaagaaatattgcaacaccctgcgatgtgaaatgcaataataatcctgcaaaacctctcaaatgttaaatgcgactaatgcatcgcattaggataactttgcaggctgctgcaatgttaaatgcagtgatggccttgcagtaaagtcatctagcgacccccagtggatgttaaatgcattaaattaattgcaatcatcctgcaaaacctctcaaatgttaaatgcaactaatgcatcgtattaggataactttgcaggctgctggattgttcaatgcagcgctggcgttgcattaaagcaatattgcaaccccctgggatgttaaatgcaataaaattaattgcaataattttgcaaaacctctcaaatgttaaatgcaactaatgcatcgtattaggataactttgcaggctgctgcattgttaaatgcagcgctggcgttgcattaaagcaatattgcaacccctgggatgttgaatgcaataaaattaattgcaataattttgcaaaacctctcaaatgttaaatggaacaaatgcatcgcattaggatgacttttcaggctgctgcaatgttaaatgcagtgatcgccttgcattaaagaaatattgcaacaccctgcgatgtgaaatgcaataataatcctgcaaaacctctcaaatgttaaacgtgactaatgcatcatattaggataactttgcaggctactgcaatgttaaatgcagtgatggccttgcattaaagtcatctagcgacccccagtggatggaggggatgttgggaactttttggaaattagtaatcactcagtaaagatgatagaagggcaccattgcctagacttacctttcaaacaagaaagtgttagtctgccgattaaccgctgcattgcagaacaacgcctttaggatctgaaacgcgtttggcaagaatacaaaatttcatgaAGAATATACACCTTTCCTCACGGAgatgattaataatggttatgctgaaatggtactagaagaccagctgaatcgatgtgatggagagctttggtacatcccacacattgggggtatcattcaaataaaggaactttaagagtgcTCTTCGACTGTGCtacggttttcaagggtaaatcacttaattgTCACCTGCTGCAGGATCCAGACCGAACGAACTCAATCATCGGAGTCCTTTTCGGATTCAGATGAGCACCggtggctttgatggcggatatcaaggcaatgtttcatcaggtcaaggtatcggaaaagcatgttaactccttgcgattcctatggtggccggatggtgatgcaccacaagatctcgttgaatacaggagtagtgtcatcaccaagttatacaaacttcgcattgaggaaaagcgccgaggacaatgaagctcactttccagaagaagtgacaaacaccgtaaagagctatttctatgtggacgattgtttaaaatccatgtcgatggaacaggaagcaatccaaatggtaaaacatctgacttccctctgcaataagggaggattcatgctatcgaaatggatcagcaacagccgtgctgtattggaaaccattccactagataacagatccaaggagacccgggagttggatttgaacaaagacaatctgcccatggagagagctttgcgattgcactggtgcgttgaaacagatgtattcaagttcataatttcgattcaagaacgaccatgtacaagacggagaATCCTGTCCGTGCTTGGTTCTCTTTACGACgcgttgggatttcttgcaccatttacactaccagccaagtaatttttacaagatgtctgcaagaagaaatttgaatgggatgagagtacaatgcaaatcttctctcagcgatggacagagtggttagtagatctcgacaagatctcggagttcagggtggaccggtgtatgaagcctacaaactttggccgaatcaaatttgcacagctgcattatTTGTCTGACGCAAGTAAAAATTCTTACGGTacagtttcatatctaagactggaaactgataacaatgaagtacatgctgcattcttaatgggaaaggccagagtggcaccaatgaagcaaatgaccagaatggagcttgcagccgcagtcttagctgtcagaatttacatattactgcaaacagaacagcagcttaagctggaggaatctaccttctggactgatagcatgacagtgcttaagtacatcaacaatgaaaacaaacgcgtcctaacattggtagcaaacaggatctcttttgtaagggatgctactaatgtatcacagtggaagtatgttaataccaaggaaaatctctAGATGAAACCTCGAGAGGATCAACAGCAAACCGATTCtggagcagtaagagatggatcagtgggccagagtttctctgtaaaacagagcgagaatggccaaggtttaacctagaaactgaaatctctgctaacaatactgagatcaagcaagacatctcagtgaacgccattatcaaggatccattggattgaacaaactatttaataaacaatagacaatagaccatagacaataggtgacggagtaggccattcggcccttcgagccagcaccaccattacatGTGATATATTACCATTTCTCCTCATGGAATAAGTTAAAAgctgtggtagcttggtttcttaaagtaaatacaatgcttttgcagcggactcgtaagagaaaggaaactcgggctgctatgagcagccttgaaacagattctgacaagctgaaagaaaaggttgacaaagagatgcaagtctttaaggccTCATACCGGGGACAATGCTCATGTCATGataatctttttaaggcagaaaatgcagccttctctttctgtcaaagacaaggatacaaggaagcgctatcaacattacaatctggtgagcatgatgttaaaagaagttgtcatttatataggcttgatccaatactggataaaggaattctgagactagctggtcgcctgaataaactagcgatgcctgaagaggctaagcatcctattattctctcgaagaactttcatatttcaacattgctgtgacGCCATATTTATGAACAGATCGGGCATTGAGGAAGAAGTCACATGTTGTCGCAACTTCGTAAGCttttattgttccgtttaatatctattgataattgcttcggtgtatacggagaacaattaggggccgatgtGTAGGAGCCAATTACGCTTAAAttggttactatcattatattatggctttgtttaatatttctagtttctgtttttttgttgttgcatgtttgtgggtgtgatttgatacgtaatgaggagtgcctacatctgaggaggctaccgTAGCCAGAGAGATTGGGTGTCAGttcagtctcggaggatggagagaatacagtttttaaccaTACGACCACACTACCACAACCACGAACACACGACTACACAATCTCGACTGTATTGTAtgcagaagaaacagttgataagaacgaaaagttatgaattactcttttgatgtgtgctacgttaataaagaccaattagtcaagaaacagcgtttggagtatttgtttttgttatctcagagtgcggtgtttgCATCAGCcatacctccactccatcccgagcagtaatggctatcgaagttggactttgagacggtatagaaactgccattatataaaatattataaaatatacattgccccgcttagctactccagtgttttgtgtttatctttggcataaaccagtaattgcagatgcttgttattatcttcgaaagtaatattttatcagGGTCGATATTCAGTGGAACTGGGATTAATGGAAGGAAGGGAGTGTGTGAGAAGCACGCCTGGACCGGGGACTGTTGGAGCAGATGCGGTTATCAATGCGGGAAAGCAGCATTATATCACCACTACTATTCGTGGTCAAAAATGTGAGGAAGAAATGTCGAATGGAAATTCAAACGAATATTTCAGTATCTGTCTTGCAATATCAGGGACACCGTGGCgtgaatgatgatttatttttggaaataaaatacgatagctggagtggtagatgggatcaatggtgatactcatcgaaatcacaccaacattaaatgaaataacctagtgtcatggaccatcaattcattggaaagcatgaattcttactttcagtgaaacatacataaagtgctggtgtaacagagggacaggcagcatttttggagaacgtgTGGAgatgacagcggtagagttgctgctttacagcgaatgcagcgccggagacacaggttcgatcctgactgcgggtgctgcactgtaaggagtttgtacgttctccccgtgacctgcgtgggttttctccgagatcttcggtttcctcccacactccaaagacgtacaggtatgtaggttaattggctgggtaaatgtaaaaattgtccctagtgtaggatagtgttaatgtgcggggatcactgggcggcacggacttggagggccgaaaaggcctgtttccggctgtatatatatatgatgtgatatgacgtttcggatagtgacctttttcagcgacccgctttgtttttttactcgatcctcaagttatttgcttgtcatctcccatggtgcagtcaatGGCAGTGACGCAAGGTGTTTGTTTCTTGAGCGTCACTAATGATGATCAGCAGGTATGAGTTCTTGTCGCTGGAGACCCATCGCTCTGTATATCTCGGTGCGCACCAGAAGGCAGGACCACAGAGCTGCGGCGATGACGGACTGACGGAGCTACAGGAGTTAATTGTGTCTCACAGCTATGGGATATCCACTGATCTATCGAATTGAAGATATATACTACCCTACCATAGCGACTGTCGGTGTTTTCGgtaatttgttttgtctttgattttcatgTACGTGCTCATGCTGTGAGACATTCCGTGAACTACTCCGGCGCTGCCGAcgttaaacaaacattttatttctgtttcaatAATTAACTTGTTTAATTTCGTCAGATATCCATTTTCCTTCTGTAACTGCCGCAGTGTGTACGTCATGCCCGTTGTTTATCCTGGACTGCGCCACTCTCTCTACATCCTCGCCACCGCGCCACAGTCAGTACTGCCGATGTCGTACAGTTCCGGAGATGCAGGTTCAATCTCCACATGTGCAATGTTTCATCGGTCGTCCTCCGACTCCGCGCTATTCCTGGCTGCGCTCGTCTTTCCTCCCACGTGCAGTTGACCTGCCTATTAATGGTTCTCCCACTACAATACGGGCCAgagtgtggatggatggatgctgcaatctggagggcagttgatgagaatgtggacggAATTAAAAGCTGTGACCCTAATATACATTGGCGTTTGATGGGTTGCGTGCGCACCGTGACCCAAACGCTGCAGTCTCTGAGCATTTTCGGGTCATTTGGTCAACGCATCCAAATTTGAAAACCTTCCAATCAGACAATGTTGCTCAGATACATTTGTGCAGGTCTTGTGTCAGTAAtatttcttctccccttcacagtgaacctgttggcgatagtgatactctgtcgaggtaaatgcggtctctccaaatgcatcacacgctacctggtggccatggcagcgtctgATCTCCTGGTCGGCATCACTGATCCCTTTCTACGTCTGACTATTCTAATTTACTTCCCTTATTCTTTTCTCAACATTACTCCCGTGTGCACGACTGTCATATTCCTGGTCTTTGCAACCACcgcggtctctgtctggctgacggtagccttcaccttcgatcggtttgtggccatttgttgtgagaagctgaaaataaaatattgtaccgagagaacggcggctgcagttatcggggcagtgattgtgctgggctgtttggagaATATCCCCAGGTGTTTTACGTTGGAGACTGGCTACGAGTTTGATAATCTTCCCTGGGAGTGCTACACTAAACCCACCTTCTATACATCGTCTGCATGGATCGCATATGGTGTCACATACCGCGTTCTCACCCCTTGTCTCCCGTTCTTTCTGATCCTTCTGCTCAATGTGCTGACGGTCAGGCGGATTGtagcggccagcagagtccgcaggggtctccggggccgcagcaacggagagaatgacaaggacccggagatggagaaccgcaggaaatccattgttttactctttagtATCACGGGCTCTTTCATATTGCTGTGGGCAACACAAGCTGTCTTTTACATCTTTACGCGTATTGCGAAGATCGGATATGACGGCTCCCCCACCGGTTATTACTATATCACGATTGTCGCTTCGGGGTTTttacagcttctcagtacctgcaccaacacatGTATATACGTGGcgacccagagtaaattcagacaggagctgatgaacgcGGTGAAATTCCCACTCAGGGTAATTCGTGCACTTGTTCACTCATAAAGACAtgctacacacacaaacaaaaacaagctctttaaCCCTTCGATCCGCGCCGACAAATCTATCACCTATTTTT belongs to Rhinoraja longicauda isolate Sanriku21f unplaced genomic scaffold, sRhiLon1.1 Scf001232, whole genome shotgun sequence and includes:
- the LOC144591613 gene encoding putative G-protein coupled receptor 139, whose translation is MLLRYICAGLVSVIFLLPFTVNLLAIVILCRGKCGLSKCITRYLVAMAASDLLVGITDPFLRLTILIYFPYSFLNITPVCTTVIFLVFATTAVSVWLTVAFTFDRFVAICCEKLKIKYCTERTAAAVIGAVIVLGCLENIPRCFTLETGYEFDNLPWECYTKPTFYTSSAWIAYGVTYRVLTPCLPFFLILLLNVLTVRRIVAASRVRRGLRGRSNGENDKDPEMENRRKSIVLLFSITGSFILLWATQAVFYIFTRIAKIGYDGSPTGYYYITIVASGFLQLLSTCTNTCIYVATQSKFRQELMNAVKFPLRVIRALVHS